A window of the Branchiostoma floridae strain S238N-H82 chromosome 12, Bfl_VNyyK, whole genome shotgun sequence genome harbors these coding sequences:
- the LOC118427684 gene encoding transmembrane protein 268-like isoform X1, with amino-acid sequence MVVGVAPPLDQQEKYHVFFCYSSADAPWIKVMINKLESDELGFKCCFHERDFIPGMSIIENIVRSIQKSQKTVFVLSRDFVASRWCNFERQMVMGANLREENKKVIPVMLRECDLPDFLQHMTYLEEWTPYFFDRFIGALKEPTSDNPNSHSDSFSAFTYNPNYNNGQQLLRIEATTACCPPCARFDDQIVPSELTSKGIRIPREDYQEAVCKLMETGKMKGFSCCSSEACFWIPTCLILSPILVFIMAMICPGKGDSLESNDCFKTIVKIGAFLLAVLLLRCISRLWTKRSLKKTLLEVNSILARSHILATVTDRCTCYPVAILHFVYYERGSCLMRILDDLMARSTSDSPAVEENIQADFSDPPSTSNMHDHTVSESASSCVAAIQVDDAALLLSEGSGDELNTDGDNSSRTSRMSELKTEADALLLKYSDQYVRLLVTKKLPQPGQSRGHTQQGACLCQLVEMREFGWKLDRAGTSVV; translated from the exons ATGGTGGTGGGAGTAGCGCCCCCTCTCGATCAACAGGAGAAGTACCATGTTTTCTTCTGCTACAGCAGCGCCGATGCACCATGGATAAAAGTCATGATCAACAAGCTCGAATCAGATGAACTCGGGTTCAAGTGCTGTTTCCACGAACGCGATTTTATTCCCGGTATGTCAATCATCGAAAACATTGTCCGCTCCATCCAAAAGAGCCAAAAGACCGTTTTCGTACTCTCGCGAGACTTCGTGGCCAGCAGGTGGTGCAATTTCGAACGGCAGATGGTGATGGGCGCCAACCtcagagaagaaaacaaaaaggtcATTCCCGTCATGCTCCGCGAGTGTGACCTGCCTGACTTCCTCCAACACATGACGTACCTGGAAGAGTGGACGCCATATTTTTTCGACAGATTCATCGGTGCATTGAAAG AACCCACCTCAGACAATCCAAATAGCCATTCGGATTCCTTCTCAGCATTCACCTACAACCCCA ACTACAACAATGGCCAACAATTGCTGCGGATAGAAGCGACGACTGCATGCTGTCCACCATGCGCTAGGTTTGACGATCAGATTGTCCCTTCTGAGCTGACGTCCAAGGGCATTCGG ATACCGAGAGAAGATTACCAGGAAGCCGTCTGTAAACTGATGGAGACTGGCAAAATGAAGGGGTTCAGCTGCTGCTCCAGTGAAGCCTGCTTCTGGATACCGACTTGTTTAATCCTATCTCCAATATTAGTTTTCATTATGGCAATGATATGTCCCGGAAAAGGCGACTCATTGGAAAGTAACGATTGCTTCAAAACCATTGTTAAAATAGGAGCATTCCTACTCGCTGTTCTGCTGTTACGCTGCATATCACGTCTTTGG ACGAAGAGAAGcctgaagaagactttgttggAAGTGAACTCCATCCTGGCCAGGTCCCACATCCTTGCGACTGTGACAGACCGGTGCACGTGTTATCCTGTGGCTATT CTTCATTTTGTGTACTATGAGCGAGGATCTTGCCTG atgaGAATTCTAGATGATTTGATGGCAAGGAGCACATCGGATTCTCCCGCAGTGGAAGAGAATATTCAAGCAGACTTTTCCGATCCGCCATCAACATCAAACATGCATGATCATACG GTGTCCGAAAGTGCCTCGTCTTGTGTCGCAGCCATACAAGTGGATGATGCAGCTCTTCTTCTGTCAGAAGGGAGTGGAGACGAACTAAACACAGATGGGGACAACTCATCACGAACATCCCGTATGTCAGAactcaag ACCGAAGCCGACGCCCTCCTGCTGAAGTACAGTGACCAGTACGTCCGGCTCCTGGTCACCAAGAAGCTGCCGCAGCCCGGCCAGTCCCGTGGTCACACCCAGCAGGGCGCCTGTCTGTGTCAGCTGGTGGAGATGAGAGAGTTCGGCTGGAAACTCGACCGGGCAGGAACATCAGTCGTCTGA
- the LOC118428100 gene encoding hyaluronan synthase 2-like isoform X1, whose protein sequence is MYTRLYPEEIVRIDNKTLVQVYRKRWRSGYQHGDFMNWKTVVRITLTTLFALCLFAGMIVVYAIGFQFVFSGDGYLSFGLYGSVLALHLIIQSIFAFLEHRKMNRDDLPPHQEKPVALCIAAFQEDPVLLRKCLESIRDIKYKNLKVVLVIDGNSDDDMYMRDTFVEIMGPQDTDTFVWRHNYHAREPLPREIPTLEKGSKHLEDVVAPSLRDNGAKVVEDIILNNRNSCIMQKWGGKREVMYTAFRALGDTVEYVQVCDSDTILEPNCTDEMAKILDNDRTVGAVGGDVRIWNERDSWISFLSSLRYWMAFNIERACQSYFNVVSCISGPLGFYRNDLLQSFLEDWYNQTFLGQHCTFGDDRHLTNRMLSIGYGTKYTARSRCYTETPVQYLRWLNQQTRWTKSYFREWLYNAMWFHKHHIWMTYESIIAGLFPFFVTVTVIRLFYRGRLWDILLILITIQTIGLIKSFYACFLRRSPTMVFMSIYSILYMTSLLPAKYWAMLTINKSGWGTSGRKKIVTNFIPLVPLIAWALILGGGLAYTIYYDTLDYFDYTKQMYLSVGFALYMVYWFVMIALYSWRTCKCGCCRDSYTVDEV, encoded by the exons ATGTACACCAGACTGTATCCAGAAGAAATCGTACGTATAGACAACAAAACTCTGGTCCAAGTGTACAGGAAGAGATGGCGCAGTGGCTACCAACATGGCGATTTC ATGAACTGGAAAACCGTTGTTCGCATCACCCTGACCACGCTCTTCGCGCTCTGTCTCTTTGCTGGGATGATCGTCGTGTACGCCATCGGCTTCCAGTTCGTGTTTTCCGGGGACGGTTACCTCTCCTTCGGGCTGTACGGGTCCGTGCTCGCCTTGCATCTCATCATACAGAGCATCTTCGCCTTCCTCGAACACCGGAAGATGAACAGAGATGACTTGCCGCCTCACCAAGAGAAGCCAGTGGCGCTGTGCATAGCAGCGTTTCAAGAAGACCCCGTGCTTCTTAGAAAGTGTTTGGAATCTATTAGAGACATCAAGTATAAGAACCTAAAGGTTGTGTTGGTCATAGATGGCAACTCTGACGACGATATGTACATGCGAGACACGTTTGTGGAAATCATGGGTCCACAGGACACGGATACGTTCGTCTGGAGACACAACTATCACGCCAGGGAGCCACTGCCTAGAGAAATTCCTACTCTAGAAAAGGGCTCAAAGCATTTAGAAGACGTGGTCGCTCCGTCACTTCGGGACAACGGGGCCAAGGTCGTGGAAGACATCATTCTAAACAACAGAAACTCGTGTATCATGCAGAAGTGGGGAGGGAAGCGTGAGGTGATGTACACGGCGTTTAGGGCGCTGGGAGATACCGTAGAGTACGTCCAGGTCTGCGACTCGGACACGATCCTAGAGCCGAACTGTACCGACGAGATGGCGAAGATCCTCGACAATGATCGGACGGTCGGCGCCGTTGGCGGAGATGTCCGAATCTGGAACGAGCGGGACTCGTGGATTTCCTTCCTCAGCAGCCTGCGCTACTGGATGGCCTTCAACATCGAGCGCGCCTGTCAGTCCTACTTCAACGTGGTGAGCTGCATCAGCGGGCCTCTCGGCTTCTACCGCAACGACCTGCTACAAAGCTTTCTAGAAGACTGGTACAACCAGACGTTTCTCGGTCAACACTGCACCTTCGGCGACGACCGCCACCTCACCAACCGCATGTTGAGTATCGGCTACGGCACCAAGTACACGGCGCGATCGCGATGCTACACCGAGACCCCCGTGCAATATCTCCGCTGGCTCAACCAGCAGACCCGCTGGACCAAGTCCTACTTCAGGGAGTGGCTCTACAACGCCATGTGGTTCCACAAGCATCACATATGGATGACGTACGAGTCTATAATCGCTGGACTCTTCCCATTctttgtaactgtaacagtcaTCAGACTATTCTATCGTGGCCGGCTCTGGGACATTCTACTCATTCTCATCACCATACAGACAATAGGGTTGATCAAATCGTTCTACGCGTGTTTCCTACGAAGGTCTCCTACGATGGTATTCATGTCTATCTACTCTATCCTCTACATGACAAGCCTGCTACCGGCTAAGTACTGGGCTATGCTGACTATCAACAAAAGTGGGTGGGGAACTAGTGGGAGAAAGAAGATTGTGACAAACTTTATTCCCCTTGTGCCTCTGATAGCGTGGGCTCTGATTCTAGGTGGAGGTCTCGCGTACACAATCTATTACGACACCTTGGACTACTTTGACTACACGAAACAGATGTACCTCAGTGTCGGGTTCGCATTATACATGGTCTACTGGTTCGTCATGATCGCGCTGTATTCCTGGAGAACTTGTAAATGCGGCTGCTGCCGGGATTCGTACACTGTGGATGAAGTGTGA
- the LOC118428100 gene encoding hyaluronan synthase 2-like isoform X2, which translates to MNWKTVVRITLTTLFALCLFAGMIVVYAIGFQFVFSGDGYLSFGLYGSVLALHLIIQSIFAFLEHRKMNRDDLPPHQEKPVALCIAAFQEDPVLLRKCLESIRDIKYKNLKVVLVIDGNSDDDMYMRDTFVEIMGPQDTDTFVWRHNYHAREPLPREIPTLEKGSKHLEDVVAPSLRDNGAKVVEDIILNNRNSCIMQKWGGKREVMYTAFRALGDTVEYVQVCDSDTILEPNCTDEMAKILDNDRTVGAVGGDVRIWNERDSWISFLSSLRYWMAFNIERACQSYFNVVSCISGPLGFYRNDLLQSFLEDWYNQTFLGQHCTFGDDRHLTNRMLSIGYGTKYTARSRCYTETPVQYLRWLNQQTRWTKSYFREWLYNAMWFHKHHIWMTYESIIAGLFPFFVTVTVIRLFYRGRLWDILLILITIQTIGLIKSFYACFLRRSPTMVFMSIYSILYMTSLLPAKYWAMLTINKSGWGTSGRKKIVTNFIPLVPLIAWALILGGGLAYTIYYDTLDYFDYTKQMYLSVGFALYMVYWFVMIALYSWRTCKCGCCRDSYTVDEV; encoded by the coding sequence ATGAACTGGAAAACCGTTGTTCGCATCACCCTGACCACGCTCTTCGCGCTCTGTCTCTTTGCTGGGATGATCGTCGTGTACGCCATCGGCTTCCAGTTCGTGTTTTCCGGGGACGGTTACCTCTCCTTCGGGCTGTACGGGTCCGTGCTCGCCTTGCATCTCATCATACAGAGCATCTTCGCCTTCCTCGAACACCGGAAGATGAACAGAGATGACTTGCCGCCTCACCAAGAGAAGCCAGTGGCGCTGTGCATAGCAGCGTTTCAAGAAGACCCCGTGCTTCTTAGAAAGTGTTTGGAATCTATTAGAGACATCAAGTATAAGAACCTAAAGGTTGTGTTGGTCATAGATGGCAACTCTGACGACGATATGTACATGCGAGACACGTTTGTGGAAATCATGGGTCCACAGGACACGGATACGTTCGTCTGGAGACACAACTATCACGCCAGGGAGCCACTGCCTAGAGAAATTCCTACTCTAGAAAAGGGCTCAAAGCATTTAGAAGACGTGGTCGCTCCGTCACTTCGGGACAACGGGGCCAAGGTCGTGGAAGACATCATTCTAAACAACAGAAACTCGTGTATCATGCAGAAGTGGGGAGGGAAGCGTGAGGTGATGTACACGGCGTTTAGGGCGCTGGGAGATACCGTAGAGTACGTCCAGGTCTGCGACTCGGACACGATCCTAGAGCCGAACTGTACCGACGAGATGGCGAAGATCCTCGACAATGATCGGACGGTCGGCGCCGTTGGCGGAGATGTCCGAATCTGGAACGAGCGGGACTCGTGGATTTCCTTCCTCAGCAGCCTGCGCTACTGGATGGCCTTCAACATCGAGCGCGCCTGTCAGTCCTACTTCAACGTGGTGAGCTGCATCAGCGGGCCTCTCGGCTTCTACCGCAACGACCTGCTACAAAGCTTTCTAGAAGACTGGTACAACCAGACGTTTCTCGGTCAACACTGCACCTTCGGCGACGACCGCCACCTCACCAACCGCATGTTGAGTATCGGCTACGGCACCAAGTACACGGCGCGATCGCGATGCTACACCGAGACCCCCGTGCAATATCTCCGCTGGCTCAACCAGCAGACCCGCTGGACCAAGTCCTACTTCAGGGAGTGGCTCTACAACGCCATGTGGTTCCACAAGCATCACATATGGATGACGTACGAGTCTATAATCGCTGGACTCTTCCCATTctttgtaactgtaacagtcaTCAGACTATTCTATCGTGGCCGGCTCTGGGACATTCTACTCATTCTCATCACCATACAGACAATAGGGTTGATCAAATCGTTCTACGCGTGTTTCCTACGAAGGTCTCCTACGATGGTATTCATGTCTATCTACTCTATCCTCTACATGACAAGCCTGCTACCGGCTAAGTACTGGGCTATGCTGACTATCAACAAAAGTGGGTGGGGAACTAGTGGGAGAAAGAAGATTGTGACAAACTTTATTCCCCTTGTGCCTCTGATAGCGTGGGCTCTGATTCTAGGTGGAGGTCTCGCGTACACAATCTATTACGACACCTTGGACTACTTTGACTACACGAAACAGATGTACCTCAGTGTCGGGTTCGCATTATACATGGTCTACTGGTTCGTCATGATCGCGCTGTATTCCTGGAGAACTTGTAAATGCGGCTGCTGCCGGGATTCGTACACTGTGGATGAAGTGTGA
- the LOC118427717 gene encoding hyaluronan synthase 2-like produces MHAKSTTSRPAQEPAPERKKMKCRKVLRIVFTTLFAVALFAGMVAVYAWGFQFLHNNDRYISFGLYGAIVALHLIIQSIFAYLEHRVMKRADDFPPCQNKSVALMIAAYQEDPILLQKCLESIRDIQYENLKVVLVIDGNSDDDMYMRDQFVDVFGAENSDTFVWRHNFHAKEKLPEYVPQLLQDGTKHLQKVVVSSQKDTGEQTVQDVIRNNKYSCIMQKWGGKREVMYTAFKALGNTVDYIQVCDSDTILDPKCTTVMAQVLDNDRSLGAVGGDVRIWNHSDSVISFMSSLRYWMAFNIERACQSYFNVVSCISGPLGFYRNDLLQSILEKWYNQKFLGKHCTFGDDRHLTNRILSLGYGTKYTARSFCYTETPAQYLRWLNQQTRWTKSYFREWLYNAKWFHKHHLWMTYESIITGLFPFFVTITVIRLFYVGVWNIVLILVTIQLVGLVKSIYACILRKNPIMIFMSVYSMLYMTSLLPTKYWAILTINKSGWGTSGRKKIVTNFIPLVPLIAWFLILAGGIAFSIYREVQIQVPQINQLRLTYIGVGLGVYLLYWLFIALLFMVRKCRAKTFKDGYDLEAQGYDNQTYKQDDDTGGKKIPPPLDLSALSTRRPTLIAASPDYESGILTGVPQFVYPDRRRSSQNRRTSIERWGTKLEDIVEPKSPRSPKASSPTKLPTLAEGDNRRLSLLTVSPNYEKGVLSGVPQFVYPGGRKASLTRKDSQEQRWHLSPPAKPLSTVDEVSGRSSPVSTVPASDTNIPPTLPQMPAVTKASSPVKLDNIPVTKIPGRPRLTHPTIKHGDDYVEHGYNFSKLSK; encoded by the exons ATGCACGCCAAATCTACCACCAGTAGGCCCGCACAGGAACCCGCTCCTGAAAGAAAAAAG ATGAAGTGCAGAAAAGTCCTCCGTATCGTCTTCACCACGCTGTTTGCCGTGGCGCTGTTTGCCGGGATGGTAGCGGTCTACGCCTGGGGGTTCCAGTTCCTCCACAACAACGACCGCTACATCTCTTTCGGGCTGTACGGAGCCATCGTCGCCTTGCATCTCATCATACAGAGCATCTTCGCCTACCTCGAACACCGCGTGATGAAGCGAGCAGACGACTTTCCTCCCTGCCAGAACAAATCCGTAGCACTGATGATCGCTGCGTATCAAGAGGACCCGATCCTCCTACAGAAATGCCTCGAGTCCATCAGAGACATACAGTACGAAAACTTGAAGGTGGTACTCGTCATAGACGGCAACTCTGACGACGACATGTACATGCGTGACCAGTTCGTCGATGTGTTCGGCGCTGAGAACTCGGACACTTTCGTCTGGAGACACAATTTTCACGCCAAGGAAAAACTACCAGAGTACGTACCCCAACTACTTCAAGATGGCACCAAGCATCTACAGAAAGTCGTGGTTTCTTCCCAGAAAGATACCGGTGAGCAAACGGTTCAAGACGTCATCAGGAACAATAAGTACTCTTGTATCATGCAGAAGTGGGGAGGGAAGAGAGAGGTGATGTACACGGCGTTTAAAGCTCTAGGCAACACCGTAGACTATATCCAGGTCTGCGACTCGGACACTATCCTAGACCCGAAGTGTACGACAGTGATGGCGCAGGTGTTGGACAATGACCGCTCTCTTGGCGCCGTGGGGGGAGACGTCCGCATCTGGAACCATTCGGACTCTGTCATCTCCTTCATGAGCAGTCTGCGCTACTGGATGGCCTTCAACATCGAGCGCGCCTGTCAGTCCTACTTCAACGTGGTGAGCTGCATCAGCGGGCCTCTCGGCTTCTACCGAAACGATCTCCTCCAGAGCATCCTCGAGAAATGGTACAACCAGAAGTTCTTGGGCAAACACTGCACCTTCGGCGACGACCGGCATCTCACCAACCGGATCCTTAGCCTCGGCTACGGCACCAAGTACACGGCCCGCTCCTTCTGTTACACCGAGACGCCCGCGCAGTATCTCCGCTGGCTCAACCAGCAGACCCGCTGGACCAAGTCCTACTTCAGGGAGTGGCTCTACAACGCAAAATGGTTCCACAAGCATCATCTCTGGATGACCTACGAGTCCATCATCACAGGACTTTTCCCGTTCTTCGTGACCATCACAGTGATTCGCCTCTTCTACGTGGGCGTTTGGAACATTGTTCTCATCCTAGTCACCATCCAACTGGTAGGACTTGTCAAGTCTATCTATGCTTGTATCCTTCGTAAGAACCCCATCATGATCTTTATGTCTGTGTACTCAATGCTCTACATGACCAGTCTTCTGCCCACAAAATACTGGGCGATACTAACCATCAACAAAAGTGGGTGGGGAACTAGTGGCAGGAAAAAGATTGTGACAAATTTCATCCCCTTGGTCCCTCTTATTGCATGGTTTCTGATTTTAGCTGGAGGCATTGCCTTCTCTATCTACAGAGAAGTCCAGATACAGGTCCCACAAATCAACCAGTTGAGGCTGACGTACATAGGGGTGGGGTTAGGTGTTTACTTGTTGTATTGGCTGTTCATAGCGCTGTTGTTTATGGTAAGGAAGTGCAGGGCTAAGACATTCAAAGATGGCTACGATCTTGAAGCTCAGGGTTACGATAACCAGACGTATAAGCAGGATGACGACACTGGTGGTAAGAAGATACCGCCTCCACTTGACCTCAGTGCCCTGTCTACCCGTCGCCCTACTCTGATCGCGGCTTCCCCAGATTACGAGAGTGGCATTCTAACAGGTGTGCCGCAATTCGTGTATCCTGATCGTCGTCGATCCAGCCAAAATAGGCGCACTTCTATTGAAAGATGGGGTACAAAATTAGAGGACATTGTAGAGCCAAAGTCTCCCAGATCCCCTAAGGCTAGTTCGCCAACGAAGCTTCCGACTTTAGCCGAGGGTGACAATCGTCGCCTCTCGTTACTTACCGTGTCCCCGAACTACGAGAAGGGAGTGTTGTCGGGAGTGCCGCAATTCGTGTACCCCGGTGGTCGTAAAGCTAGTTTGACGAGGAAAGATTCTCAGGAACAGAGATGGCACCTCTCCCCACCAGCCAAACCCCTCTCCACGGTTGATGAAGTTAGCGGGCGGTCCAGCCCTGTGTCTACTGTCCCAGCTTCTGACACAAACATCCCACCGACCCTTCCTCAGATGCCCGCGGTCACAAAGGCTAGTTCTCCCGTCAAACTAGACAACATCCCCGTTACAAAAATACCGGGTAGACCAAGACTTACACACCCCACCATTAAACATGGAGATGATTATGTAGAGCATGGCTATAACTTCAGTAAATTGTCTAAATAG